The region CGGGATATCGTTTTTCGACCCGTTTCTGAAATTTGACAGGAGTGTGACGCGTGCTGGAACGGCTGTCATGGAAAAGGCTGGTGCTGGAGCTCCTCCTTTGTTGTATCCCCGCCTTTATTCTCGGCGCGATTTTCGGTTACCTGCCCTGGTTTTTGTTCGCCGCGGTAACCGGGTTGCTGATCTGGCATTTCTGGAATTTACTGCGTCTTTCCTGGTGGTTATGGGTCGATAAAAGCATGACGCCGCCGCCGGGAACCGGCAGCTGGGAGCCGCTACTTTACGGGCTACACCAGATGCAGATGCGTAACAAAAAGCGCCGCCGCGAACTGGGAAATTTGATCAAACGCTTTCGCAGCGGTGCGGAATCGCTGCCGGATGCGGTGATCCTCACCACGGAAGAAGGGGCGATTTTCTGGTGTAACGGTCTCGCGCAGCAGATGCTGGGGCTGCGCTGGCCGGACGATAATGGCCAGAATATCCTTAACTTACTGCGCTACCCCGAATTTACGAAATACATCAGGAACCAGGAGTTTGGCCGACCTCTGCACCTGGTACTAAATAATGGGCGGCATCTTGAGATTCGCGTCATGCCCTACAGCGAGCAACAACTGCTGATGGTGGCGCGCGATGTGACGCAAATGCACCAGCTGGAAGGCGCGCGGCGTAACTTTTTCGCTAACGTCAGTCATGAACTGCGCACCCCGTTAACGGTGCTGCAGGGCTACCTGGAAATGATGCAGGAGCAAACGCTGGAAGGGGCGCCGCGCGAAAAAGCGTTGCACACCATGCGTGAACAAACGTCGCGGATGGAAGGGCTGGTGCGTCAGCTACTCACGCTGTCGAAAATCGAAGCCGCACCGACGCTACCCCCTAACGAGACCATTGATGTACCGATGATGCTGCGGGTTGTCGAACGGGAAGCGCAAACCCTCAGCCAGCAAAAACACACGTTCACGTTTGACGTGGATAACACGCTCAAAGTGCTCGGGAACGAGGAGCAGCTGCGTAGCGCAATTTCTAATCTGGTGTATAACGCCGTCAACCACACGCCAGCGGGCACACACGTTATTGTGCGCTGGCAGCATGTACCGCAGGGCGCTGAATTTAGCGTGGAAGATAACGGACCGGGCATTGCCGCAGAACATATTCCGCGCCTGACCGAACGTTTCTACCGGGTGGATAAAGCCCGCTCGCGGCAAACTGGCGGCAGCGGTCTTGGATTGGCGATTGTCAAACACGCGGTAAATCACCACGAAAGCCGCCTTGATATCGTCAGCGAGCCGGGCAAGGGCACCCGCTTTAG is a window of Enterobacter sp. R4-368 DNA encoding:
- the phoR gene encoding phosphate regulon sensor histidine kinase PhoR, which produces MLERLSWKRLVLELLLCCIPAFILGAIFGYLPWFLFAAVTGLLIWHFWNLLRLSWWLWVDKSMTPPPGTGSWEPLLYGLHQMQMRNKKRRRELGNLIKRFRSGAESLPDAVILTTEEGAIFWCNGLAQQMLGLRWPDDNGQNILNLLRYPEFTKYIRNQEFGRPLHLVLNNGRHLEIRVMPYSEQQLLMVARDVTQMHQLEGARRNFFANVSHELRTPLTVLQGYLEMMQEQTLEGAPREKALHTMREQTSRMEGLVRQLLTLSKIEAAPTLPPNETIDVPMMLRVVEREAQTLSQQKHTFTFDVDNTLKVLGNEEQLRSAISNLVYNAVNHTPAGTHVIVRWQHVPQGAEFSVEDNGPGIAAEHIPRLTERFYRVDKARSRQTGGSGLGLAIVKHAVNHHESRLDIVSEPGKGTRFSFVLPERLVAKKAAS